A genome region from Ralstonia solanacearum K60 includes the following:
- the rsmH gene encoding 16S rRNA (cytosine(1402)-N(4))-methyltransferase RsmH: MTTQASTGLRHQTVLRDEAVDALLWRDDGIYIDGTFGRGGHSRLLLERLGPGGRLIAFDKDPAAITEAGTVEDARFAIEHDSFAHLDAALDARGIGRVAGVLLDLGISSPQIDEGARGFSFRMDGPLDMRMDTTRGITAAQWLAEADERDIARVIRDYGEERFAVQIAKAIVARRSESGTRGPLDRTSELAALVAQAVKTREKAQDPATRTFQALRIHVNQELADLETGLRAAFERLEQGGRLVVISFHSLEDRIVKRFMQALARPEQSSAPEMRRAPLRAHELPAPQLRLLGRVRPSEAEVSANPRARSAIMRVAERC; this comes from the coding sequence ATGACGACCCAAGCCAGCACGGGACTGCGCCATCAAACGGTGCTGAGAGACGAGGCGGTCGACGCGCTGCTGTGGCGCGATGACGGCATCTATATCGACGGAACCTTCGGGCGGGGCGGGCACAGCCGGCTCCTCCTGGAGCGGCTGGGGCCCGGCGGAAGACTGATCGCTTTCGACAAGGACCCGGCAGCAATCACCGAAGCGGGCACCGTAGAGGATGCCCGCTTCGCTATTGAGCATGACAGCTTCGCGCACCTGGACGCTGCACTGGATGCGCGCGGCATCGGACGGGTGGCCGGCGTGCTGCTCGATCTGGGCATCAGTTCGCCGCAGATCGACGAAGGTGCGCGCGGCTTCTCGTTCAGGATGGACGGCCCGCTCGACATGCGGATGGATACCACGCGTGGCATCACCGCGGCCCAATGGCTGGCCGAGGCCGATGAGCGCGACATTGCAAGGGTGATACGGGACTATGGGGAAGAACGGTTTGCTGTACAGATTGCAAAGGCGATTGTTGCTCGCCGGAGCGAATCCGGGACTCGAGGTCCTCTCGATCGCACATCCGAGCTTGCCGCGCTCGTGGCGCAAGCCGTCAAGACACGCGAGAAGGCTCAAGACCCTGCGACCCGCACCTTTCAAGCTCTACGGATTCACGTCAATCAAGAGCTTGCGGACCTCGAAACCGGTCTGAGGGCGGCATTCGAACGTCTGGAACAGGGGGGACGACTCGTCGTGATCAGCTTCCATTCGCTGGAAGACCGCATCGTCAAGCGCTTCATGCAGGCACTGGCGCGGCCGGAGCAATCCTCCGCCCCGGAGATGCGCCGGGCGCCGCTGCGTGCGCATGAACTGCCGGCGCCGCAACTGCGTCTGCTGGGCCGCGTGCGCCCGTCGGAGGCCGAGGTTTCGGCCAATCCGCGTGCGCGCTCGGCCATCATGCGCGTGGCCGAACGCTGCTGA
- a CDS encoding porin, with product MKKSLLAMAVLGSFAGAAHAQSRVTLYGVVDANVEYVNHEQNVASAGIAIPGSSGSRVAMQAGGLSSNRWGMRGVEDIGGGLKGLFVLESGFSMDDGRLQQGGRLFGRQAFVGLQGNWGKITLGRQYTTIFDMMANFSPSGYATQYEPVVGLLGPNFREDNVIKYTGLFGPVTVEGHWAFGERAGSQTANSAYGLGANYFAGPFGLGVAYDEVKVLTAAEALGGPGNEYARDKRAAIAASYTVGPVKLMGGYRYGKTDTASSGATLALLPHRDDLYWIGVNYQATTALSFTLSYYYDNIKEATIGTTTVNPRKPQQLNFIADYNFSKRTDVYFTAAYSRNASLNWDSIGYAPTASGQLSIGYLPAASQTYFIAPDASNQLGAAIGIRHKF from the coding sequence ATGAAGAAATCGCTGCTTGCGATGGCAGTGCTGGGCAGTTTCGCGGGAGCCGCACATGCCCAATCCAGGGTGACGCTGTACGGCGTGGTCGACGCCAACGTCGAGTACGTCAACCATGAGCAGAACGTGGCATCGGCGGGGATCGCCATTCCGGGCAGCAGCGGGTCACGCGTGGCGATGCAGGCGGGCGGCCTGTCCTCCAACCGCTGGGGCATGCGCGGCGTGGAAGACATCGGCGGCGGCCTGAAGGGCCTGTTCGTGCTCGAATCCGGCTTCTCCATGGATGACGGCCGGCTGCAGCAAGGCGGCCGCCTGTTCGGCCGGCAAGCGTTCGTGGGCCTGCAGGGCAACTGGGGCAAGATCACGCTGGGCCGGCAGTACACCACGATCTTCGACATGATGGCGAACTTCTCGCCGAGCGGCTATGCCACCCAGTACGAACCGGTGGTCGGCCTGCTGGGCCCGAACTTCCGCGAAGACAACGTGATCAAGTACACCGGCCTGTTCGGCCCGGTGACGGTCGAGGGCCACTGGGCATTCGGCGAACGCGCCGGCAGCCAGACAGCCAACTCGGCGTACGGTCTGGGCGCCAACTACTTTGCCGGCCCGTTCGGACTCGGTGTCGCCTATGACGAAGTGAAGGTGCTGACCGCCGCTGAAGCCCTGGGCGGCCCCGGCAACGAGTACGCCCGCGACAAGCGGGCCGCGATCGCGGCCAGCTACACGGTGGGCCCGGTCAAGCTGATGGGGGGATACCGCTACGGCAAGACCGATACGGCATCGAGCGGCGCCACGCTCGCCCTGCTGCCGCACCGCGACGACCTGTACTGGATCGGCGTGAACTACCAGGCGACCACGGCCCTGAGCTTCACGTTGTCGTACTACTACGACAACATCAAGGAAGCGACCATCGGCACCACGACAGTCAATCCGCGCAAGCCGCAGCAACTGAACTTCATCGCCGATTACAACTTCTCCAAGCGCACCGACGTGTATTTCACGGCGGCCTATTCGCGCAATGCCTCGCTCAACTGGGACTCGATCGGTTATGCGCCGACGGCGAGCGGACAACTGTCGATCGGCTACCTGCCTGCGGCATCGCAGACGTACTTCATCGCGCCGGATGCCAGCAACCAGCTTGGCGCAGCCATCGGTATCCGCCACAAGTTCTGA
- a CDS encoding aminopeptidase, translating into MRAFRAWVLALFLAGSALLAGCDTVGYYYQSVAGHLSLMAQRQSLDEAIDNARQAHDDKLARRLEDARAIRAYASRELDLPDNRSYRVYANIKRPFAVWNVFAAPELSVKLKEWCFLVVGCVTYRGYYDRAAAQAYADTLRAEGWDVDVAGIPAYSTLGYFDDPLLNTFVNLPEGELARLIFHELAHQVIYAKGDTAFNESFATAVETIGVERWLADVATPEIRAEYATYDARRVQFRALLLDYRNRLEALYASAVSDEEKRAGKRALFDSLRADYAKLKAGWGGYAGYDRWFAQPLSNAHLGAVASYLQWVPAFTALYQRDGGDWARFYADVKAMARTPQAERTAALTALAPPAAPGAQASRAASTATSDVSGRPRDSSKLLF; encoded by the coding sequence ATGCGTGCCTTTCGTGCGTGGGTGCTGGCGCTGTTCCTGGCCGGCTCGGCATTGCTGGCCGGCTGCGACACGGTCGGCTATTACTACCAGTCGGTCGCCGGGCACCTGTCGCTGATGGCGCAGCGGCAGTCGCTCGACGAAGCCATCGACAACGCCCGCCAAGCGCACGACGACAAGCTCGCCCGTCGCCTGGAGGATGCCCGCGCCATCCGAGCCTATGCCTCGCGCGAGCTCGATCTGCCCGACAACCGCAGCTACCGCGTCTACGCCAACATCAAGCGCCCGTTCGCGGTGTGGAACGTGTTCGCCGCCCCCGAACTGTCGGTCAAGCTCAAGGAGTGGTGCTTCCTGGTGGTCGGCTGCGTGACCTATCGCGGCTACTACGACCGCGCCGCTGCCCAGGCCTACGCCGACACGCTGCGCGCCGAAGGCTGGGACGTGGACGTGGCGGGCATTCCCGCGTACTCCACGCTCGGGTACTTCGACGATCCGTTGCTCAATACCTTCGTCAATCTGCCGGAAGGCGAACTGGCGCGGCTGATCTTCCACGAGCTCGCGCACCAGGTGATTTACGCCAAGGGCGATACGGCGTTCAACGAGTCCTTCGCCACCGCGGTGGAGACCATCGGCGTCGAACGCTGGTTGGCGGATGTGGCGACCCCGGAAATCCGTGCGGAATACGCCACATACGACGCCCGGCGCGTACAATTCCGCGCCTTGCTGCTGGACTACCGCAACCGCCTGGAAGCGCTGTACGCCAGCGCCGTGTCCGATGAGGAAAAACGTGCCGGCAAGCGCGCGCTGTTCGACAGCCTGCGGGCCGATTACGCCAAGCTCAAGGCCGGCTGGGGCGGTTATGCCGGTTACGATCGCTGGTTCGCGCAGCCGCTGTCGAATGCGCACCTGGGCGCGGTGGCCAGCTACCTGCAGTGGGTGCCGGCCTTCACGGCGCTGTATCAGCGTGACGGCGGCGATTGGGCGCGCTTCTATGCCGACGTCAAGGCGATGGCGCGCACACCGCAGGCCGAACGGACCGCCGCGCTGACCGCGCTGGCGCCGCCGGCGGCACCGGGCGCGCAGGCGTCCCGGGCAGCCAGCACGGCGACTTCGGACGTCTCCGGACGCCCGAGGGATTCGTCTAAGTTATTGTTTTGA
- the ftsL gene encoding cell division protein FtsL has protein sequence MNRLNMFLLTALVLCALSLVNAQHQARQLFVALDRAQAEEKQLNIDWSRLQYEQSSLGKSARIAEIARAQLKMAPAQAGRTQYLQGFADLPMASSAAASAPAASGVQP, from the coding sequence ATGAACCGCCTCAACATGTTCCTGCTGACCGCGCTGGTGCTGTGCGCGCTGTCGCTGGTCAATGCGCAGCACCAGGCACGGCAGCTGTTCGTCGCGCTCGACCGTGCGCAGGCGGAAGAGAAGCAACTGAATATCGACTGGTCGCGCCTGCAATATGAGCAAAGCTCGCTGGGCAAGAGCGCGCGTATCGCCGAGATCGCGCGCGCGCAATTGAAGATGGCGCCTGCGCAGGCGGGCCGTACGCAGTATCTGCAGGGATTCGCCGACTTGCCGATGGCGTCGTCCGCCGCGGCCAGCGCGCCCGCGGCTTCGGGGGTCCAGCCATGA
- a CDS encoding MFS transporter: MSASPSSPAMAAPAADTANGTGRARIVFASFIGTAIEFYDFYVYATAAALVIGPVFFPRGSATAQALSAFITFGIAFVARPIGSFLFGHFGDRIGRKSTLVASLLVMGISTTLIGLVPGYDAIGSLAPVLLCILRFGQGIGLGGEWGGAALLATENAPEGKRAWFGMFPQLGPSVGFLASNGLFFGLALSLSDAQFRSWGWRVPFLVSAVLVALGLYVRLKIAETPAFRAAIERRERVRVPIAALLAHHWWPTLLGALAMVVCYTLFYISTVFSLSYGVSTLHFTRPGFLGLLCLAVVFMALATPLSAWASDRWGRKPVLITGIVAAILSGFAMAPLLGSGSTPLVALFLIIELFLMGVTFAPMGALLPELFPTHVRYTGAGVSYNLGGILGASIAPYIAQVLVAQGGLAWVGAYVSAAAAVSLAGVLCMRETRDARLM; the protein is encoded by the coding sequence ATGTCCGCTTCACCCTCTTCGCCCGCCATGGCGGCGCCGGCCGCCGATACGGCGAACGGAACCGGCCGCGCGCGCATCGTCTTTGCGAGCTTCATCGGCACCGCCATCGAGTTCTACGATTTCTACGTCTACGCCACGGCGGCCGCGCTCGTCATCGGCCCGGTGTTCTTTCCGCGCGGTTCGGCCACGGCGCAGGCGCTGTCGGCCTTCATCACGTTCGGCATCGCCTTCGTCGCGCGGCCGATCGGCTCGTTCCTGTTCGGCCACTTCGGCGACCGCATCGGCCGCAAGTCGACGCTGGTCGCATCCCTGCTGGTGATGGGCATTTCGACCACGCTGATCGGCCTGGTGCCCGGCTATGACGCGATCGGCAGCCTGGCGCCGGTGCTGCTGTGCATCCTGCGCTTCGGGCAGGGCATCGGACTGGGCGGCGAATGGGGCGGCGCGGCGCTGCTCGCCACCGAGAACGCGCCCGAGGGCAAGCGCGCCTGGTTCGGCATGTTCCCCCAACTGGGGCCATCGGTTGGCTTCCTGGCGTCGAACGGGCTGTTCTTCGGCTTGGCACTGTCGCTGTCCGATGCGCAGTTCCGCAGCTGGGGCTGGCGCGTGCCGTTCCTGGTGAGCGCGGTGCTGGTGGCGCTGGGTCTGTATGTACGGCTCAAGATCGCCGAGACGCCGGCGTTCCGGGCGGCGATCGAGCGACGGGAGCGCGTGCGCGTGCCGATCGCCGCGCTGCTGGCACATCACTGGTGGCCGACGCTGCTGGGCGCGCTGGCGATGGTGGTCTGCTACACGCTGTTCTATATCTCGACCGTGTTCTCGCTGTCGTATGGTGTCTCGACGCTGCACTTCACGCGCCCGGGCTTCCTGGGGCTGCTGTGCCTGGCGGTGGTGTTCATGGCGCTGGCCACGCCGCTGTCGGCCTGGGCGTCGGACCGCTGGGGGCGCAAGCCGGTGCTGATCACCGGCATCGTCGCAGCCATCCTGTCGGGCTTCGCGATGGCGCCGCTGCTGGGCAGCGGTTCGACGCCGCTGGTGGCGCTGTTCCTCATCATCGAGCTGTTCCTGATGGGCGTCACCTTTGCGCCGATGGGGGCCCTGCTGCCTGAGCTCTTCCCGACGCACGTGCGCTACACCGGCGCCGGCGTGTCCTACAACCTGGGCGGCATCCTGGGGGCGTCGATCGCGCCGTACATCGCGCAGGTGCTCGTGGCGCAGGGCGGCCTCGCCTGGGTGGGCGCGTATGTGTCAGCGGCGGCGGCGGTCAGTCTGGCCGGGGTGCTGTGCATGCGCGAGACGCGGGATGCGCGGCTGATGTAG
- a CDS encoding molybdopterin-containing oxidoreductase family protein, whose amino-acid sequence MSTQVIRAACPHDCPDTCALLVTVEDGRAIRVQGDPDHPTTQGTLCTKVNRYTERTYHPDRLLTPMKRVGAKGEGRFAPISWDEALDTIAARLGGIAARNPQAIVPYSYAGTMGLVQGESMAARFFHKLGASLLDRTICASAGATALRYTYGASLGMDIEHVQDARLILIWGGNPIASNLHFWTRAQEAKRRGATLVAIDPYRSLTAEKCHRHLAVRPGTDAALALAMIHVLIRDGLLDHDYIANHTLGFEALRERARQYTPEHAATLCGIDAADIEWLAALYGTTVVRDRQPAAIRLNYGMQRAHGGGQGVRAVACLPSLVGAWRAPAGGLQLSTSGFFPIDNAALQRPDLLPGWPAQPRTVNMSTIGDALLHPGDASFGPKVEAVVVYNSNPVAVAPESRKVAAGFAREDLFTVVLEHFRTDTADYADILLPATTQLEHVDVHKAYGHTYMLANNAAIAPLGQALPNTEIFRRLAQRMGFADPCFADSDDDIAAQALRRDDPSAAHIDWATLKREGWQKLAHPAAPFARGGFRTPSGRCEFYSEQMARDGLDPLPGYVPPYESPVSAPELARRYPLSMISPPARNFLNSTFVNVDSLRNTEGEPHLDIHPDDARARGVADGSLVRIFNDRGTMHARARVTDRARPGVVVGLSIWWKKLAPDGTNANELTSQRLTDMGRAPTFYDCLVEVAPAAQAA is encoded by the coding sequence TGCACCAAGGTCAACCGCTACACCGAACGCACCTACCACCCGGACCGGCTGCTGACGCCGATGAAGCGCGTTGGCGCCAAGGGCGAGGGCCGGTTCGCACCGATCTCGTGGGACGAGGCGCTCGACACCATCGCCGCGCGCCTGGGCGGGATCGCGGCGCGCAACCCGCAGGCCATCGTGCCGTACAGCTACGCCGGCACCATGGGCTTGGTGCAGGGCGAAAGCATGGCCGCGCGCTTCTTCCACAAGCTGGGCGCGTCGCTGCTGGACCGCACCATCTGCGCATCGGCCGGCGCGACGGCGTTGCGCTACACATATGGCGCGAGCCTCGGCATGGACATCGAGCACGTGCAGGACGCCAGGCTGATCCTGATCTGGGGCGGCAACCCGATCGCCTCCAACCTGCATTTCTGGACGCGCGCGCAGGAGGCCAAGCGGCGCGGCGCCACGCTGGTGGCGATCGACCCCTACCGGTCGCTGACGGCCGAGAAGTGCCATCGCCACCTGGCCGTGCGCCCCGGCACCGATGCAGCGCTGGCGCTGGCGATGATCCATGTACTGATCCGTGACGGCCTGCTCGACCACGACTACATCGCCAATCACACGCTGGGTTTCGAGGCGCTGCGCGAGCGCGCCCGGCAGTACACCCCCGAGCATGCCGCCACGCTGTGCGGCATCGACGCGGCCGACATCGAATGGCTGGCCGCGCTGTACGGCACCACGGTCGTGCGCGACCGCCAGCCGGCGGCCATTCGCCTCAACTACGGCATGCAGCGTGCCCACGGCGGCGGGCAGGGCGTGCGCGCGGTGGCCTGCCTGCCGTCGCTGGTGGGCGCGTGGCGCGCGCCGGCGGGCGGGCTGCAGTTGTCGACCTCGGGCTTCTTCCCGATCGACAACGCCGCCTTGCAGCGTCCCGACCTGCTGCCCGGCTGGCCCGCGCAGCCGCGCACCGTCAACATGAGCACCATCGGCGATGCGTTGCTGCACCCGGGCGATGCGTCGTTCGGCCCGAAGGTGGAGGCCGTGGTCGTCTACAACAGCAATCCGGTGGCGGTGGCGCCGGAATCGCGCAAGGTGGCCGCCGGCTTCGCGCGCGAAGACCTGTTCACCGTCGTGCTGGAGCACTTCCGGACCGACACCGCCGACTACGCCGATATCCTGCTGCCCGCCACCACGCAGCTCGAGCATGTCGACGTGCACAAGGCCTACGGCCACACCTACATGCTGGCCAACAACGCCGCCATCGCGCCGCTGGGCCAGGCGCTGCCCAATACGGAGATCTTCCGTCGCCTCGCGCAGCGCATGGGGTTTGCCGATCCGTGCTTCGCCGATTCCGACGACGACATCGCCGCCCAGGCTCTGCGCCGCGACGATCCATCCGCCGCGCACATCGACTGGGCCACGCTCAAGCGCGAGGGCTGGCAGAAGCTGGCGCATCCGGCCGCGCCATTCGCCCGCGGGGGCTTCCGCACGCCGTCCGGCCGCTGCGAGTTCTATTCGGAGCAGATGGCCCGCGACGGCCTCGATCCGCTGCCCGGCTATGTGCCGCCGTACGAGTCGCCCGTCAGCGCGCCGGAGCTGGCCAGGCGCTATCCGCTGTCGATGATTTCGCCGCCGGCGCGCAACTTTCTCAACTCGACCTTCGTCAACGTCGACAGCCTGCGCAACACCGAGGGCGAACCGCATCTCGACATCCACCCGGACGACGCCCGCGCTCGCGGGGTGGCCGACGGTAGCCTGGTCCGCATCTTCAACGACCGCGGTACCATGCACGCCCGCGCCCGCGTGACCGATCGCGCCCGGCCGGGCGTGGTGGTCGGCCTGTCGATCTGGTGGAAGAAGCTGGCGCCGGACGGCACCAACGCCAACGAGCTGACCAGCCAGCGCCTGACCGACATGGGCCGCGCCCCCACTTTCTACGACTGCCTGGTGGAGGTTGCGCCGGCGGCGCAGGCAGCCTGA
- a CDS encoding long-chain fatty acid--CoA ligase: protein MEKPWLKHYPPGVPAEIDASQYRSLAHLLEDSFQKNRDRRAFDCMGKVLSYGEVDVLSRQLAAWLQSRGLAPGARVALMMPNVLQYPVALAAVLRAGYVVVNVNPLYTPRELEHQLKDSGAEAIVILENFATTLQQVLPNTPVKHIVVASMGDLLGGLKGMLVNFVVRSIKKMVPAWELPNCVRFNTALEEGARLALKPTSVGPDDIAFLQYTGGTTGVSKGAMLLHRNIVANVLQSEAWMQPALDKPAHDGSRLAPDDEVVTITALPLYHIFALTVCCLLSMRKGGLGVLIPNPRDIPGFIKVLKQYRFHMFPAVNTLYNALLNNPEFAGVDCSRLRVANGGGMAVQEAVAKKWLEVTGCPIIEGYGLSETSPSATCNPTDTDVFSGTIGLPLPSTEIAIRDDEGRDQPVGLAGEICLRGPQVMAGYWKRPDETAKVMYADGFFKTGDVGVMDERGYTKIVDRKKDMILVSGFNVYPNEIEGVVAMCPGVLEVAAVGVPDVHSGEVVKLFVVRRDASLTEEKLLAFCKEQLTGYKRPRFIEFRNELPKTNVGKILRRELRDEAMKKRA from the coding sequence ATGGAGAAACCGTGGCTGAAGCACTATCCCCCCGGGGTCCCCGCCGAGATCGACGCGTCGCAATACCGATCCCTGGCGCATCTGCTTGAAGATTCCTTCCAGAAGAACCGCGATCGCCGCGCCTTCGACTGCATGGGCAAGGTGCTGAGCTACGGCGAAGTCGATGTGCTGTCGCGCCAATTGGCGGCGTGGTTGCAGTCGCGGGGCCTGGCGCCCGGCGCGCGCGTCGCGCTGATGATGCCGAACGTGCTGCAGTATCCGGTGGCGCTGGCCGCCGTGCTGCGCGCCGGCTACGTGGTCGTCAACGTCAACCCGCTCTACACGCCGCGCGAACTGGAGCACCAGCTCAAGGACAGCGGCGCGGAAGCCATCGTTATCCTCGAGAATTTCGCGACCACGCTGCAACAGGTGCTGCCGAACACGCCGGTCAAGCACATCGTCGTGGCCAGCATGGGCGATTTGCTCGGCGGGCTGAAGGGCATGCTGGTCAACTTCGTCGTGCGCAGCATCAAGAAGATGGTACCGGCGTGGGAGCTGCCCAACTGCGTGCGCTTCAACACCGCGCTGGAAGAGGGCGCCCGGCTGGCGCTCAAGCCCACGTCCGTCGGCCCCGACGACATCGCTTTCCTGCAATACACCGGCGGCACCACCGGCGTGTCCAAAGGCGCGATGCTGCTGCACCGGAACATTGTCGCCAATGTGCTGCAGTCGGAGGCGTGGATGCAGCCGGCCCTCGACAAGCCCGCCCATGACGGCAGCAGGCTGGCGCCCGACGACGAGGTCGTCACCATCACCGCGCTACCGCTGTACCACATCTTCGCACTGACGGTGTGCTGCCTGCTGTCGATGCGCAAGGGCGGCCTGGGGGTGCTGATTCCCAATCCGCGCGACATCCCGGGCTTCATCAAGGTGCTCAAGCAGTACCGTTTCCACATGTTCCCGGCGGTCAACACGCTGTACAACGCGCTGCTCAACAACCCCGAGTTCGCCGGCGTGGACTGTTCCCGCTTGCGCGTCGCCAACGGCGGCGGCATGGCGGTGCAGGAGGCGGTGGCCAAGAAGTGGCTCGAGGTGACCGGCTGCCCGATCATCGAAGGCTACGGGCTGTCCGAAACCTCGCCCTCGGCTACTTGCAATCCGACCGATACCGATGTTTTCTCGGGCACGATCGGCCTGCCGCTCCCGTCCACCGAGATCGCCATCCGCGACGACGAAGGCCGCGATCAGCCCGTCGGCCTGGCCGGCGAGATCTGCCTGCGCGGCCCGCAGGTCATGGCCGGCTACTGGAAGCGCCCCGACGAGACCGCCAAGGTCATGTACGCCGACGGCTTCTTCAAGACCGGCGACGTGGGCGTGATGGACGAGCGCGGCTACACCAAGATCGTCGACCGCAAGAAGGACATGATCCTGGTGTCCGGCTTCAACGTGTACCCGAACGAGATCGAGGGCGTGGTGGCGATGTGCCCCGGCGTGCTGGAAGTCGCGGCCGTGGGCGTGCCCGACGTGCACTCGGGCGAGGTGGTCAAGCTGTTCGTGGTGCGCCGCGATGCGTCGCTCACCGAAGAGAAGCTGCTGGCGTTCTGCAAGGAGCAGCTTACCGGCTACAAGCGTCCCAGGTTCATCGAGTTCCGTAATGAGCTGCCGAAGACCAACGTCGGCAAGATCCTGCGCCGCGAACTGCGCGACGAAGCGATGAAGAAGCGGGCGTAA
- the coq7 gene encoding 2-polyprenyl-3-methyl-6-methoxy-1,4-benzoquinone monooxygenase, whose amino-acid sequence MLDRFIPEFDRALRAVAGVTRASRPNPADAIVAHAGDSAKLSEAERRHAAGLMRVNHVGEVCAQALYQGQALFARDPAIRAQLDEAAREEEDHLAWCAQRLQELSDRPSLLNPLWYAGAFAIGALAGRLGDKISLGFVAETERQVEHHLDSHLDRLPEQDARSRAIVAQMRDDEVRHGDNARAAGGIDLPTPVREVMRFASRIMTTTAYRI is encoded by the coding sequence ATGCTCGATCGCTTCATTCCTGAATTCGACCGCGCCCTGCGCGCCGTGGCCGGTGTCACCCGTGCCTCCCGTCCCAACCCCGCCGACGCCATCGTCGCCCACGCCGGCGACAGCGCAAAACTGTCCGAAGCCGAGCGCCGCCATGCCGCCGGGCTGATGCGCGTCAATCACGTGGGCGAGGTGTGCGCCCAGGCGCTGTACCAGGGGCAGGCGCTGTTCGCCCGCGATCCGGCCATCCGCGCCCAGCTCGATGAAGCCGCACGGGAGGAAGAGGATCACCTCGCCTGGTGTGCTCAGCGCTTGCAGGAGCTGAGCGACCGCCCGAGCCTGCTCAATCCGCTGTGGTACGCGGGCGCCTTCGCCATCGGCGCGCTGGCCGGCCGGCTGGGCGACAAGATCAGTCTCGGCTTCGTCGCTGAGACCGAGCGCCAGGTCGAGCATCACCTCGACAGCCATCTCGATCGCTTGCCCGAGCAGGACGCCCGCTCCCGGGCCATCGTCGCCCAGATGCGCGACGACGAAGTTCGCCATGGCGACAATGCCCGCGCCGCCGGCGGCATCGATTTGCCGACGCCGGTGCGTGAGGTCATGCGCTTCGCCTCGCGCATCATGACCACTACCGCCTACCGCATTTGA
- the mraZ gene encoding division/cell wall cluster transcriptional repressor MraZ, whose product MFQGASALTLDAKGRMSIPTRHREALQLQAEGRVTVTKHPDGCLMLFPRPEWERFRERIAALPMEAHWWKRIFLGSAADVELDTAGRVLITPELRLAATLERDVMLLGMGSHFEVWDAATYTAKEQAAMAQGMPDALKNFSF is encoded by the coding sequence GTGTTCCAGGGAGCGTCGGCGCTGACGCTGGATGCCAAGGGGCGGATGTCCATTCCGACCCGGCACCGCGAAGCGCTTCAGCTGCAGGCCGAGGGCCGGGTGACTGTGACCAAGCACCCGGACGGTTGCCTCATGCTGTTTCCGCGCCCCGAATGGGAACGCTTCCGGGAGCGCATTGCTGCGCTGCCGATGGAAGCCCATTGGTGGAAGCGGATCTTCCTGGGCAGCGCTGCCGATGTCGAGCTCGATACGGCCGGTCGCGTTCTCATCACCCCCGAACTGCGCTTGGCGGCCACCCTCGAACGCGACGTGATGCTGCTCGGCATGGGCAGTCATTTCGAAGTCTGGGACGCCGCCACATACACCGCGAAGGAGCAAGCCGCCATGGCGCAAGGCATGCCAGACGCCCTCAAGAACTTTTCCTTTTGA